The following are encoded in a window of Paraburkholderia hospita genomic DNA:
- a CDS encoding sensor histidine kinase, with translation MTSIRRWLLGWLIAGLALAALSAAYGIFYTARIEATELFDYELRTVALSVPATVGSSNALARRTPDFAGLADDRLFIEVWDDAGQSVYKSLEGLDVPRYPPGLRTIERDEYHWRVFGVQEGDRFVQVAQPVSVREDLARHLALRTLWPLALFLPVIVLIVLFVVGRGLAPIGSISRALATRSFDSLDPLRLDGRMPVELKPLVDALNDLLHRLNVASQSQRTFVGDAAHELRSPLAALKLQLQAAERDGSLVGSKQTFERIEGRLNRLIHLVHQLLTMAREDAQRSAHFEPVSLRRLCERAVGDFSMLAEARQIDLGLEFNPSRDADDAYKVSAEPAGIEVLLNNLIDNAIRYTPRGGKVDVILKRTGDGIGLCVSDSGPGIPDAERERVFDRFYRSAGNKEHGSGLGLAIALKIAQRHQATLSIDNNEGSPGLRVTLSGLRAQ, from the coding sequence ATGACGTCGATCCGGCGCTGGTTGCTCGGCTGGCTGATCGCCGGCCTCGCGCTCGCGGCGTTGAGCGCGGCGTACGGCATCTTCTATACGGCGCGGATCGAAGCGACTGAACTGTTCGATTACGAGCTGCGCACGGTGGCGCTCTCCGTGCCGGCAACGGTCGGCAGCAGCAACGCGCTCGCGCGGCGCACGCCGGATTTCGCGGGGCTCGCCGACGATCGCCTGTTCATCGAAGTGTGGGACGACGCGGGCCAGAGCGTGTACAAGTCGCTCGAAGGCCTCGACGTGCCGCGTTATCCACCCGGCCTGCGCACGATAGAGCGCGACGAGTATCACTGGCGCGTATTCGGCGTTCAGGAAGGCGACCGTTTCGTGCAGGTCGCGCAACCCGTGTCCGTGCGCGAAGATCTCGCGCGGCATCTCGCATTGCGCACGCTGTGGCCGCTCGCGTTGTTTCTTCCTGTCATCGTGCTGATCGTGCTGTTCGTGGTCGGCCGCGGACTTGCGCCGATCGGGAGCATCTCGCGCGCGCTCGCGACCCGTTCGTTCGATTCGCTCGATCCGTTGCGCCTGGACGGACGCATGCCCGTCGAACTGAAGCCGCTCGTCGATGCGCTCAACGACCTGCTGCACCGCCTGAACGTCGCGTCGCAATCGCAACGCACCTTCGTCGGCGACGCCGCGCACGAGTTGCGCTCGCCGCTGGCCGCATTGAAGCTGCAATTGCAGGCGGCGGAGCGCGACGGCTCGCTGGTCGGCAGCAAGCAGACTTTCGAGCGCATTGAAGGGCGCCTGAACCGGCTGATCCATCTCGTGCATCAACTGCTGACGATGGCGCGCGAAGACGCGCAGCGCAGCGCGCATTTCGAGCCGGTGAGCTTGCGCCGTCTGTGCGAGCGCGCCGTAGGCGACTTTTCGATGCTTGCCGAAGCGAGGCAGATCGACCTCGGCCTGGAGTTCAATCCTTCTCGCGATGCCGACGACGCCTACAAGGTCAGCGCGGAGCCCGCGGGCATCGAGGTGCTGCTCAACAATCTGATCGACAACGCGATCCGCTATACGCCACGCGGCGGCAAGGTGGATGTGATCCTGAAGCGCACCGGCGACGGCATCGGTCTATGCGTGTCGGACAGCGGGCCCGGCATTCCGGACGCGGAGCGCGAACGCGTGTTCGACCGCTTCTATCGCAGCGCGGGCAACAAGGAACATGGCAGCGGGCTGGGCCTCGCGATTGCGCTGAAAATCGCGCAACGCCATCAGGCGACGCTCAGCATCGACAACAACGAAGGCAGTCCGGGACTTCGCGTCACGCTGTCGGGACTGCGGGCGCAATAG
- a CDS encoding heavy metal sensor histidine kinase — protein MRGRSITTTLALAFGATTLAVFVLVGNFLYRALEREISSQDDMSIVLAARHARRLAQEIDASKGIREHGDRITSIVLGNPGMSMEVFDPNGQLAIEHNLTSTLGVPVPASDSSILATGRSIQRVPPTARITEDDIAAWRNKTGAPIRGVATDVTLRDGEMVSILIARNLSDRYELLDQYRDQLKIYGIIGVLLTTVLSYLLIRAAMRPVNDIAASAAQVTVNRLNTRIAVKRVPRELEALVTTLNAMLERMDHGFKQMSRFTADLAHDMRTPLSNMRGATEVALARTRSADEYEALLASNLEECERLSRMIENVLFLARAEHPQFVKHMRVFDAVQELTRIGEYFEGVAEDAGVRVRVTGAAMLTADLELFRRAIGNLLANALRYTPRDKEIVLDAHEIDGDVCITVSNEGEPIAHEHLERIFDRFYRVDPSRSSLPSSGSPQASPGSTGLGLAIVRTIMELHGGTVHAESDARSTRFVLTFR, from the coding sequence ATGCGCGGCCGTTCGATCACCACCACGCTCGCGCTCGCATTCGGCGCGACGACGCTCGCCGTGTTCGTGCTGGTCGGCAACTTTCTGTATCGCGCGCTCGAACGTGAGATCAGTTCGCAGGACGACATGAGCATCGTGCTCGCTGCGCGTCACGCGCGGCGCCTCGCGCAGGAGATCGATGCATCGAAAGGCATTCGCGAGCATGGCGACCGGATCACGAGCATCGTGCTGGGCAATCCGGGCATGTCGATGGAAGTGTTCGATCCCAACGGGCAACTCGCCATCGAGCACAATCTGACGAGCACGCTCGGCGTCCCCGTACCCGCCAGCGACAGCTCGATTCTCGCCACCGGCCGCTCCATTCAGCGCGTGCCGCCAACGGCGCGCATCACGGAAGACGACATCGCCGCGTGGCGCAACAAGACGGGCGCACCGATTCGCGGCGTCGCCACCGACGTGACCTTGCGCGACGGCGAAATGGTCAGCATCCTGATCGCGCGCAACCTGAGCGACCGCTACGAACTGCTCGATCAATACCGCGACCAGCTCAAGATCTACGGCATCATCGGCGTGCTGCTGACCACGGTGCTCAGCTATCTGCTGATTCGCGCGGCGATGCGGCCCGTAAACGATATCGCCGCGAGCGCCGCGCAAGTCACCGTGAACCGCCTGAATACGCGCATTGCCGTTAAACGCGTGCCGCGCGAACTCGAAGCGCTGGTGACGACGCTCAACGCCATGCTCGAACGCATGGACCACGGCTTCAAACAGATGTCGCGCTTCACCGCCGATCTCGCGCACGACATGCGCACGCCGCTCAGCAACATGCGCGGCGCAACGGAAGTGGCGCTCGCACGCACACGCTCCGCCGACGAGTACGAAGCGCTGCTCGCATCGAACCTCGAAGAGTGCGAACGTCTGTCGCGCATGATCGAGAACGTGCTGTTTCTCGCGCGCGCGGAGCATCCGCAGTTCGTCAAGCACATGCGCGTGTTCGATGCCGTGCAGGAATTGACGCGCATCGGCGAGTATTTCGAAGGCGTCGCGGAAGACGCCGGCGTGCGCGTTCGCGTGACTGGCGCCGCGATGCTCACCGCCGATCTCGAACTCTTCCGCCGCGCCATCGGCAACCTGCTCGCGAACGCGCTGCGCTATACGCCGCGCGACAAGGAGATCGTGCTCGACGCGCATGAGATTGACGGCGACGTGTGCATCACGGTGTCGAACGAAGGCGAGCCGATTGCACACGAACATCTCGAACGGATTTTCGACCGCTTCTATCGCGTCGATCCGTCGCGCAGTTCGTTGCCTTCATCCGGTTCGCCGCAAGCGTCGCCGGGATCGACGGGGCTGGGCCTCGCGATCGTGCGCACGATCATGGAACTGCATGGCGGCACCGTTCATGCGGAAAGCGACGCGCGCAGCACGCGCTTCGTGCTGACGTTTCGTTGA
- the cyoB gene encoding cytochrome o ubiquinol oxidase subunit I translates to MFGKLTLADIPYHEPIIVVAGIGMIFGALAVLGAITYFGKWRYLWTEWLTSVDHKKLGVMYIVVALIMLLRGFADAIMMRTQLALAYHSPGYLPPHHYDQVFTAHGVIMIFFMAMAFMVGLMNLIVPLQIGARDVAFPFLNSLSFWMTAISAILINISLLIGEFAQTGWLAYPPLSELQFSPGVGVDYYLWSLQLSGIGTLLTGVNFFATIIKMRAPGMTLMKMPVFTWTALCTNVLIMAAFPILTVTLALLGLDRYLGMHFFTNDGGGNAMLYLNLIWAWGHPEVYILILPAFGIFSEVISTFARKPLFGYKTMVYATCAIMVLSFLVWLHHFFTMGSGADVNAFFGIATMVIAIPTGVKVFNWLFTMYKGRIEFTTPVLWTLGFMVTFTIGGMTGVMMAIPGADFVLHNSLFLIAHFHNVIIGGVLFGYLAGMNFWFPKAFGFKLNEKLGKAAFWFWQIGFWVAFTPLYVLGFMGMTRRLNHYDNPAWHPWLLVAELGAVLVAIGIGCQLLQIVVSIRDRNKPENRDLTGDPWNGRTLEWATTSPPQIYNFATVPVVHELDAFHDMKQRGNVEKPVYRDIHMPSNTSAGFFIGVFSLALGFALTWHIWWLAIAAFIGAIGTWIARSFDNDTDYYIPAETVRLMEERNGAGSGAAIAKQLPEAEEIA, encoded by the coding sequence ATGTTCGGTAAATTAACCCTGGCGGACATTCCGTATCACGAGCCGATCATCGTCGTCGCCGGTATCGGGATGATTTTCGGCGCGCTGGCTGTGCTCGGCGCGATCACGTATTTCGGCAAGTGGCGCTACCTGTGGACCGAATGGCTCACGTCGGTCGACCACAAGAAGCTCGGCGTGATGTACATCGTCGTTGCGCTCATCATGCTGCTGCGCGGCTTCGCCGACGCGATCATGATGCGTACGCAGCTCGCGCTCGCGTATCACTCGCCCGGCTATCTGCCGCCGCACCACTACGATCAGGTCTTCACGGCGCACGGCGTCATCATGATCTTCTTCATGGCGATGGCCTTCATGGTCGGCCTGATGAACCTGATCGTGCCGCTGCAGATCGGCGCACGCGACGTCGCGTTCCCGTTCCTCAATTCGTTGAGCTTCTGGATGACGGCGATCAGCGCGATCCTGATCAACATCTCGCTGCTGATCGGCGAATTCGCGCAGACGGGCTGGCTCGCCTATCCGCCGCTGTCGGAGCTGCAGTTCAGCCCGGGCGTCGGGGTCGACTACTACCTGTGGAGCTTGCAGCTCTCGGGTATCGGCACCTTGCTGACGGGCGTGAACTTCTTCGCCACGATCATCAAGATGCGCGCGCCCGGCATGACGCTGATGAAGATGCCCGTGTTCACATGGACAGCCCTGTGCACGAACGTGTTGATCATGGCGGCGTTCCCGATCCTGACCGTCACGCTCGCGCTGCTCGGCCTGGACCGTTACCTCGGCATGCACTTCTTCACGAATGACGGCGGCGGCAACGCCATGCTGTACCTGAACCTGATCTGGGCATGGGGCCACCCTGAGGTCTACATCCTGATCCTGCCTGCGTTCGGTATCTTCTCGGAAGTCATCTCGACGTTCGCGCGCAAGCCGCTGTTCGGCTACAAGACGATGGTCTACGCAACCTGCGCGATCATGGTGCTGTCGTTCCTCGTGTGGCTGCACCACTTCTTCACGATGGGTTCGGGCGCCGACGTCAACGCGTTCTTCGGCATTGCGACGATGGTCATCGCCATCCCGACGGGCGTGAAGGTGTTCAACTGGCTGTTCACGATGTACAAGGGCCGCATCGAGTTCACGACGCCTGTGCTGTGGACGCTCGGCTTCATGGTCACGTTCACGATCGGCGGTATGACGGGCGTGATGATGGCGATTCCCGGCGCGGACTTCGTGCTGCACAACTCGCTGTTCCTGATCGCTCACTTCCACAACGTGATCATCGGCGGCGTGCTGTTCGGCTACCTCGCTGGCATGAACTTCTGGTTCCCGAAGGCGTTCGGCTTCAAGCTGAACGAGAAGCTCGGCAAGGCTGCGTTCTGGTTCTGGCAGATCGGCTTCTGGGTTGCGTTCACGCCGCTGTACGTGCTCGGCTTCATGGGCATGACGCGCCGTCTGAACCACTACGACAACCCGGCATGGCATCCGTGGCTGCTGGTCGCCGAACTCGGCGCCGTGCTGGTCGCAATCGGTATCGGCTGCCAGCTGCTGCAAATCGTCGTGTCGATCCGCGATCGCAACAAGCCGGAAAACCGCGACCTCACGGGCGATCCGTGGAATGGCCGTACGCTCGAATGGGCGACGACTTCGCCGCCGCAGATCTACAACTTCGCGACGGTGCCTGTCGTGCATGAGCTGGATGCATTCCACGACATGAAGCAACGCGGCAATGTCGAGAAGCCGGTGTACCGCGACATCCACATGCCGTCGAACACGAGCGCTGGTTTCTTCATCGGCGTGTTCAGCCTTGCGCTGGGCTTCGCGTTGACGTGGCACATCTGGTGGCTGGCTATCGCGGCCTTTATCGGCGCGATCGGTACGTGGATCGCACGCAGCTTCGATAACGACACCGACTACTACATCCCGGCCGAAACGGTTCGACTGATGGAAGAACGTAACGGCGCTGGTTCGGGCGCGGCCATCGCCAAGCAACTGCCCGAAGCTGAGGAGATTGCCTGA
- the cyoA gene encoding ubiquinol oxidase subunit II — translation MTKKIAGRLAGLVSIAPALLLSGCNNLELLAPKGPIGAAEKSLIATSTWAMLIVVVPVIFLTLLFAWRYRASNKSAEYRPNWSHSTAIEIAVWTIPALIILFLAVLTWKSTHELDPYKPLESNVKPINVEVVALDWKWLFIYPDLGIASVNQLAIPVGTPVNFRITSDTVMNSFFIPQLGGQIYAMAGMQTRLHLLAEEAGDYAGTSANFSGKGFSDMKFRTLAESQQDFDAWVAKARASTDHLSMDRYYAVAKPEEKASVSYFSSVDPKLFNNIVARYNNGHVIDNMKDVNCAPNGTKG, via the coding sequence ATGACGAAAAAAATCGCGGGCCGGCTAGCCGGTCTCGTCTCAATTGCCCCAGCCCTCCTGCTTTCGGGGTGCAACAACCTCGAGCTGCTCGCGCCGAAAGGCCCCATCGGTGCCGCTGAGAAGTCGCTGATCGCGACCTCGACGTGGGCGATGCTGATCGTCGTGGTTCCTGTCATCTTCCTGACGCTGCTGTTCGCATGGCGCTATCGCGCATCGAACAAGTCCGCCGAATACCGTCCGAACTGGTCGCATTCGACGGCAATCGAAATCGCCGTCTGGACGATTCCCGCACTGATCATTCTGTTCCTCGCCGTCCTGACGTGGAAGAGCACGCATGAGCTCGACCCGTACAAGCCGCTCGAATCGAACGTGAAGCCGATCAACGTCGAAGTCGTCGCGCTCGACTGGAAGTGGCTGTTCATCTATCCGGATCTCGGCATCGCTTCCGTGAACCAGCTGGCGATTCCCGTGGGCACCCCGGTGAATTTCCGCATCACGTCGGACACGGTGATGAACTCGTTCTTCATCCCGCAACTGGGCGGCCAGATCTACGCGATGGCAGGCATGCAGACGCGTCTGCATCTGCTGGCTGAAGAAGCGGGCGACTACGCCGGCACTTCCGCCAACTTCAGCGGCAAGGGCTTCTCGGACATGAAGTTCCGCACGCTCGCTGAGTCGCAGCAAGACTTCGACGCATGGGTCGCGAAAGCACGCGCATCGACTGATCACCTCTCCATGGACCGCTACTACGCAGTGGCGAAGCCGGAAGAGAAGGCGTCTGTGTCGTACTTCTCGTCGGTCGATCCCAAGCTCTTCAACAACATTGTTGCCCGCTACAACAACGGTCACGTCATCGACAACATGAAGGACGTGAACTGTGCACCTAACGGGACCAAGGGGTAA
- a CDS encoding heavy metal response regulator transcription factor → MRILVIEDEPKTAAYLKKGLEESGYSVEVANDGSHGLILAQEEDYDVIILDVMLPWMDGWTVVKTLRATRTTPVLFLTARDDIDDRVRGLELGADDYLVKPFAFVELLARVRTLARRGPPRESELIRIGDLEMDVNRRRVKRGTTRIDLTPREFSLLQLLARRHGEVLSRTQIASYVWDMNFDSDTNVVEVAIRRLRSKIDDNFPVKLIHTVRGVGYVLEIKEAD, encoded by the coding sequence ATGCGCATCCTGGTCATCGAGGACGAACCAAAAACAGCGGCCTACCTGAAGAAGGGACTGGAAGAGTCCGGCTATTCGGTCGAGGTAGCGAACGATGGCTCGCACGGCCTGATCCTCGCACAGGAAGAAGACTACGACGTCATCATTCTCGACGTGATGCTACCGTGGATGGACGGCTGGACCGTCGTGAAGACGCTGCGCGCCACGCGCACCACACCCGTGCTCTTTCTCACCGCGCGCGACGACATCGACGACCGCGTACGCGGCCTCGAACTCGGCGCCGACGATTACCTCGTCAAACCCTTCGCGTTCGTCGAACTGCTCGCGCGCGTGCGCACGCTCGCACGTCGCGGGCCGCCGCGCGAAAGCGAGCTGATCCGCATCGGCGATCTGGAAATGGACGTGAACCGCCGCCGCGTCAAGCGCGGCACGACACGCATCGATCTCACGCCGCGCGAGTTCTCGCTGCTGCAACTGCTCGCGCGCCGCCACGGCGAAGTGTTGAGCCGCACGCAGATTGCGTCGTACGTGTGGGACATGAACTTCGACAGCGACACGAACGTCGTCGAAGTCGCGATTCGCCGCTTGCGCAGCAAGATCGACGATAACTTCCCCGTCAAGCTGATTCATACGGTTCGCGGTGTCGGCTATGTGCTCGAAATCAAGGAAGCGGATTGA
- a CDS encoding response regulator, with protein MRLLLVEDDDMIGEPVVDTMRGAGYAIDWAHDGREAELSLAHDVYDLVLLDLGLPKADGIDVLNRYRRSGGSAPVMILTARDAVENRIAGLDAGADDYLVKPFDLDELAARVRALLRRRTGHAHPEYTHGDLSLNPAAHEATLKGELLSLVPREFSLLQALIEEPTRVFTRSELEDKLYGWGEEVGSNTIEVHVHSLRRKIGADQIVTVRGVGYRLKRAV; from the coding sequence ATGCGTTTGCTGCTGGTGGAAGATGACGACATGATTGGCGAGCCCGTCGTGGATACGATGCGCGGCGCGGGCTATGCCATCGATTGGGCGCACGACGGGCGCGAAGCCGAGCTGTCGCTGGCTCACGATGTCTACGATCTGGTGCTGCTCGATCTCGGCCTGCCGAAGGCCGATGGCATCGACGTGCTCAACCGCTACCGGCGGAGCGGCGGCAGCGCGCCCGTGATGATTCTCACCGCGCGCGACGCTGTCGAGAACCGCATTGCAGGGCTTGACGCGGGCGCCGACGACTATCTCGTCAAGCCCTTCGATCTCGACGAACTCGCGGCGCGTGTGCGCGCGTTGCTGCGCCGTCGCACGGGGCACGCCCATCCTGAGTACACGCACGGCGATCTGAGCTTGAACCCGGCCGCACACGAAGCGACGCTGAAGGGCGAATTGCTGTCGCTCGTGCCGCGCGAATTCAGCCTGCTGCAGGCGTTGATCGAAGAGCCGACGCGCGTCTTCACCCGCTCCGAACTCGAAGACAAGTTGTATGGCTGGGGCGAGGAAGTGGGCAGCAACACGATCGAAGTGCATGTGCATAGCCTGCGGCGCAAGATCGGCGCCGACCAGATCGTGACGGTACGTGGCGTCGGCTATCGGCTCAAGCGCGCAGTATGA
- the cyoC gene encoding cytochrome o ubiquinol oxidase subunit III, with the protein MLQKAIVADPHHHDAEHAPSNSVFGFWLYLMTDCILFAALFATFAVMSHQFAGGPSGKDLFEIQGVAVETAILLFSSITYGFAMLGAHKNNKSTTLFWLAVTFVLGASFVALEIREFSHMIADGAGPDRSAFLSAFFTLVGTHGLHVTSGLVWMLVMMVQVVRAPALGERELRRLTCLSLFWHFLDIVWIGVFSFVYLASVI; encoded by the coding sequence ATGCTACAAAAAGCTATTGTTGCGGACCCGCATCATCACGACGCGGAACACGCACCGTCCAATTCGGTGTTCGGCTTCTGGCTGTACCTGATGACCGACTGCATTCTGTTCGCGGCGCTGTTCGCGACGTTTGCGGTGATGAGCCATCAGTTCGCAGGCGGTCCGAGCGGCAAGGATCTGTTCGAGATCCAGGGCGTGGCGGTCGAAACGGCGATCCTGCTGTTCTCGAGTATCACGTACGGTTTCGCGATGCTCGGCGCGCACAAGAACAACAAGAGCACCACGTTGTTCTGGCTGGCTGTGACGTTCGTGCTGGGCGCGTCGTTCGTCGCGCTGGAAATCCGCGAGTTCTCGCACATGATCGCGGACGGCGCGGGTCCTGACCGCAGCGCGTTCCTGTCGGCGTTCTTCACGCTGGTCGGCACGCACGGCCTGCACGTCACGTCGGGTCTGGTATGGATGCTCGTGATGATGGTTCAGGTCGTGCGTGCGCCCGCTCTGGGCGAGCGCGAACTGCGCCGTCTGACGTGCCTGAGCCTTTTCTGGCACTTCCTGGACATCGTGTGGATCGGTGTTTTTTCGTTTGTCTACCTTGCGAGCGTGATCTAA
- a CDS encoding aspartate:alanine exchanger family transporter encodes MDAVRTLLESQPLLTLFLTIALGYVIGEWSIKGVALGSGAVLFVGLAIGGFAPKSAPPAVLGTLGLLLFLYGIGVQYGAQFFAGLSSADGLKANAAAVLGVIGAGFVSLALGPLFGVKLDQALGLYAGAGTSTASLQAVLAVLKGEGAAVGYSVAYPFGVAGPILFLYVLSVALARKIEAPPANIMETAEIALRNQAFVGLTFPELKARLPAGLGIAAVRRAHHNQLPADDFVMQTDDVLLATSMDGDELRKATELLGELHTGRMTRFREDLDYLRVFASSRTVVGHALRDVRFPDGMVCSIAHVRRGDADMLPSPDLILEFGDRVGLLIGPGQRDAVRKLFGDSIKGTAELSYISIGVGAALGLLVGLIPLPIPGVGKLSLGLAALLLVALYLGKIRRVGGLVWTMPLSANLVLRNFGLTVFLAQVGLSSGPKFFATIGLTGISFLLYGAAILIALVCITAACCLWLFRLPFDATVGVISGATGNPAILAFANRIAPTDRPDIGYAMIFPSMTIVKILFVEIAAVVLGG; translated from the coding sequence ATGGATGCAGTCCGGACGTTGCTTGAATCGCAGCCGTTGCTCACATTGTTTCTCACCATCGCGCTGGGCTATGTGATCGGCGAATGGAGCATCAAAGGCGTGGCGCTCGGCTCCGGCGCGGTACTGTTCGTCGGGCTTGCAATCGGCGGCTTTGCGCCGAAGTCCGCGCCGCCCGCGGTGCTCGGCACGCTGGGTCTGTTGCTGTTTCTCTATGGCATCGGCGTGCAGTACGGCGCGCAGTTTTTCGCCGGCTTGTCGAGTGCAGATGGACTCAAGGCGAACGCAGCCGCCGTGCTTGGCGTGATCGGCGCGGGCTTCGTGTCGCTAGCGCTCGGGCCGCTGTTCGGCGTGAAGCTCGATCAGGCGCTCGGCCTGTATGCGGGCGCGGGCACGAGCACGGCAAGCCTGCAGGCGGTGCTCGCCGTGCTGAAGGGCGAAGGCGCGGCCGTCGGCTATAGCGTTGCTTACCCCTTCGGTGTCGCCGGGCCGATCCTGTTTCTCTATGTGCTGAGCGTCGCGCTGGCGCGCAAGATCGAAGCGCCGCCCGCAAACATCATGGAGACGGCCGAGATCGCGCTGCGCAACCAGGCGTTCGTCGGCCTCACGTTTCCCGAACTGAAAGCGCGTCTGCCCGCGGGCCTCGGCATCGCAGCCGTGCGCCGCGCGCATCACAACCAGTTGCCCGCCGACGATTTCGTCATGCAAACCGACGACGTGCTGCTCGCGACCTCGATGGACGGCGACGAGTTGCGTAAGGCCACCGAACTGCTCGGCGAATTGCACACCGGACGCATGACCCGTTTCCGCGAGGACCTCGATTATCTGCGCGTGTTCGCGTCGAGCCGCACCGTGGTCGGCCATGCGCTGCGCGATGTCCGATTTCCCGACGGCATGGTGTGCTCGATCGCGCACGTGCGTCGCGGCGACGCCGACATGCTGCCGAGTCCCGATCTGATACTCGAGTTCGGCGACCGTGTCGGTCTGCTGATCGGTCCCGGTCAACGCGATGCGGTGCGCAAGCTGTTCGGCGATTCGATCAAGGGGACGGCGGAGTTGAGCTACATCTCGATCGGCGTCGGCGCGGCGCTCGGGTTGCTGGTCGGCCTGATTCCGCTGCCGATACCGGGCGTCGGCAAGTTGTCGCTCGGGCTCGCTGCGCTGCTGCTGGTCGCGCTCTATCTCGGCAAGATCCGGCGCGTGGGTGGACTCGTCTGGACGATGCCGCTTTCCGCGAATCTCGTGCTGCGCAACTTCGGCCTGACTGTGTTTCTCGCGCAAGTCGGGCTGTCGTCGGGACCGAAGTTCTTTGCGACGATCGGCCTCACTGGCATCTCGTTCCTGCTGTACGGCGCGGCCATTCTGATTGCGCTCGTGTGCATCACGGCGGCGTGCTGCCTGTGGCTTTTTCGCCTGCCGTTCGACGCGACCGTCGGCGTGATTAGCGGCGCGACGGGCAATCCGGCGATCCTCGCGTTCGCGAACCGCATCGCGCCGACCGATCGCCCCGATATCGGCTACGCGATGATCTTTCCGTCGATGACGATCGTGAAAATTCTGTTCGTCGAGATCGCGGCGGTGGTCTTGGGCGGATAA
- a CDS encoding DUF1810 domain-containing protein, protein MDDKFDLRRFVDAQAPIYGQALAELRNGRKQSHWMWYVFPQFQGLGTSQMAQKFAINSLPEAVAYLQHPLLGPRLKEVTRAVNEVEGRSIETIFGYPDYLKFHSSMTLFSKAAPDEPVFTDALARYFGGKPDERTLELL, encoded by the coding sequence ATGGACGATAAATTCGACCTTCGACGCTTCGTCGATGCTCAGGCACCTATTTACGGGCAGGCGCTAGCGGAATTGCGCAACGGGCGCAAGCAAAGCCACTGGATGTGGTACGTCTTTCCCCAGTTTCAGGGCCTCGGAACGAGTCAAATGGCCCAAAAATTTGCCATCAACTCATTACCCGAAGCTGTCGCGTATTTGCAACATCCATTGCTCGGTCCCCGTTTAAAGGAGGTCACGCGAGCCGTCAACGAAGTCGAGGGCCGGTCTATCGAGACCATCTTCGGCTACCCGGATTACCTGAAGTTCCACTCGTCGATGACGCTGTTTTCGAAAGCCGCGCCCGATGAGCCGGTGTTCACCGATGCGCTTGCCAGATACTTCGGCGGCAAGCCGGACGAGCGGACCCTGGAACTCCTCTGA
- a CDS encoding Fur family transcriptional regulator codes for MIAIYAALKAAGLRPTTSRASVLRLFHELPHEHFTADQVYRKLSREPEPCSLASVYRALSQLHEADLISSATLGDARIIYELNRGQRHYHLVCNRCGRIQDAYDPGLEQQQAKIAADQHFHYVTSSLVIFGRCEDCEGLPAIPRRLGASG; via the coding sequence ATGATTGCGATCTACGCTGCGCTAAAAGCGGCCGGCCTGCGCCCGACGACGAGCCGGGCATCCGTGCTGAGGCTTTTCCACGAGCTCCCGCACGAGCACTTCACCGCCGATCAGGTGTACCGCAAGCTGTCGCGCGAGCCGGAGCCTTGCAGCCTGGCGAGCGTCTACCGCGCGCTCTCGCAGCTGCATGAGGCGGACCTCATTTCGAGCGCGACATTGGGCGATGCACGCATCATCTACGAACTCAATCGCGGGCAGCGCCACTATCACCTCGTCTGCAACCGCTGCGGCCGCATTCAGGACGCGTACGATCCGGGCCTCGAACAGCAGCAGGCAAAGATCGCCGCCGATCAGCACTTTCACTACGTGACGTCGAGCCTCGTGATCTTCGGCCGATGCGAAGACTGCGAGGGCCTGCCTGCAATACCGAGGCGCCTCGGCGCGAGCGGATGA